The segment GATCTGGCGTACGCCGCCTTGGTAGATGAGCGTGTGGAACGGGACAAACTGCCAGGCGATGACGAAGACGACGACGAACAGCACCAGATCCGAGTTGCCGAGCCAGTCCTGGGCCAGGAATGGAAGGCCCAAGCCCGGGCCAAGGCCGAAGTTCGGGTCCAAGAGGGCCTTGTAGGCGATGGCGACGGCCGCGGAGGACAGCAGCAGCGGCACGAAGTAGAGGACGGCGAGGGCAGCGCGGTATTTCTGGGATGCGGACGTGAAGACCCCGAGGAGCAAGCTGAGGGGAGCCTGGACGATGAACGAGAAGAACATGATCTTGGCGGTGACCCACAACGCATTGCCGGTGACGGGATCAGTGAGGACCGTGGTCCAGCTCGACAAGCCGTCCAGCTTGATTTCGCCCAGCCCGTCCCATTTGGTGAAGCTGAGGAAGAGCACGCCGAAGAGCGGGATGATGGCGAAGAGGAGGAAGAAGACGAGGGCTGGTGCGGCCAGCCACCCCGACGGGCCCTTTTCAAGGACCCGCCGGGAAGAACCGGTTGAGGTAGACACTGGTTACTTTCCGATCGTGGCGTTCATGGTTGAGACGAACTGATCGGGGCTGATCTTCTTCAGGAAGATCTGGTCCAGGTTCGCCAACATGGCGTCTCCCTGGGCAGGGCTGAGGGCCTGGTCCCACGAGAGGGTGAAGCTGGGTGCGTTCTTGGCCATGCCGTACACGTAGCTCAGGAAGTCCTTGTCCGGCGATGCGGCCAGCTTGCTTTCGATGCCCGTGGTCACGGGAACGGCTCCGGAATCGATCAATGCCTGCGTGTCGGCGTCGGTGAACATTCCGCTCTTGACGTAGTCGAGCGCTGCCTTCTTCTGGCTGTCAGTTGCCTTCGAAGAGATCGACCAGAAGTTGGAGGGGTTGCCCACGACGTTGGCCGGATCGCCCTTGCCGCCGGAAACGGCGGGGAAAGTGACGTAGCCAAGCTTGCCGTTCTTGACGAAGTCCGCGGCGTCCTTCTTCATGCTCTGGTAGATCCAGCCACCCTGCAGGATCATCGCGGCCTTGCCGGTGTAGAGGAGGGCCTGGTCCGCGTTACTGTCGGCGGCGATGGAGGAGAAGCCATTGGCGAATCCGCCGGCGTCCACCAGGTTCTGGATCTTGCTCAGGGCTTCCTTGACCGCGGGATCGGACCAGGCGCCGGGCTTGTTGGCGGCGATGTTCGCGAAGACGTCGGGTCCGCCGATGCGCTCCACCAGGTATTCAAGCCACATCAGGTCTGGCCACTTGGACTGGCCACCCAGGGAGAAGGGAGCGATGCCTGCTGCCTTGAACTTCGGTACCAGGGCCATCAGTTCATCCCAGGTCTTCGGAGCCTGGGCGCCGATCTTATCGAAGACTTCCTTGTTGTAGTACAGGACGACGGGCTGCACGTTGTTGTTGGGCAGGGCATACGTCTTGCCGTCGATCACGCCGTTCTTGAGCACGGACGGCAGGTAGCGGTTCTTGACATCGGGGTTTGACGCTACGAAGTCCGAAAGGTCGGCCACTTGGCCGGCGTCGACATAGGATTTCAGGACGCCGCCGCCCCAACCGTAAACGAAGGTGGGTCCTTGCCCGGCGCCGACGGCGGTGCGCACCTTGGTCTTGTACGCGTCGTTCGCGAAGAAGTCGAGCTTGACGGCCTCGTCCGGGTGGGCTTTGTTCCATGCGTCGATGGACTTCTGGAGTACGGGCTGGTTACCGCCCGTAAGGCCCCACATGGTGGCCGAATCGGCGTTTCCTGCCGAACTTGCCGGTCCACTTGATCCGCAAGCTGCGAGGGAGATCGATACGGCCGCAGCAGTGACGGCGATCGCTGCTGAACGCAACGCGAGTTTTACCATTTGCAATTCCATTCGTCCTCCGGGCTCGACGCTGATTGCCCGGCTATTGGTTTCGGGAGTCCGGCCTTCGGGGAGCGAGGCTGCACTGCCGCTGAATATGCTTGAGCCGAATCTTCGAAATATTTCGATAAACTTTTCGGTCCGTTAGGCAAATTTAGCTGTGGCGTGGGTCACCGTCAAGGCGATTTGGACATAAAGTTCAACTCTTTTACGAAATAGAGATTGACTCTGTCTGCCTTGCCGCCCAGACTTGTGACAACGAAATATTTCGAAAGAGTTGAGGATCCATGGCTAGCAATGAACGTCCCGCCAAGGTGACATTGGCTGCCATTGCCCGGGAGGCGGGAGTCTCGATGCCGACAGTCTCGAAGGTCGTCAATGGGCGCGAGGACGTTGCCGCCGGCACGCGTGCCAAAGTTCTTACCGCGCTGGAGCGGACGGGATATAAGTCCCCGCTTCAGCGAAAGAACGTCGCCGACCGCCGGCCCGTGGTGGAGGTTGTGCTCGACACCTTGAACTCGGCGTATGGGGTGGAAGTGCTCAATGGCGTGCTGGAGCACGCGGCCGCCTCCGACGTCGAAGTACTGCTCAACATCACCGGCCAGCAATCGGCGTCGACGCTGAGCCCCGAGCAGAGGGCGCAGCGAATCGTCGACGAAGGCCGCAGTGGCATGATCGTGGTGACCTCGGCGTTCAGTTCGGCCCAGTTGGATCCATTTCGACGGCGGCAGATACCTATCGTTGTCATCGACCCGCTCAACCCCCCGCCGGGTGACGTGGTCAGCGTCGGCGCCAGCAATTGGGCCGGGGGCAAGGCCGCCACGGCCCACCTGCTGGATCTAGGGCACCGCAGGATTGCCTACCTGGGCGGGCCGGAAGCGGCCGAGTGCAACCAGGCCCGGCTGCACGGCTACATGGCCGCGCTGATGGCGAAAGGGGTGCCCGTCGAGGAGCGCTACATCCTGTCGGGACCCTTCCGCTCCGAGAATGGTGTGGCGGGAATGAAAACCCTGCTTCAACTCGAAGAGCGCCCAACGGCAATCTTCGCCGCAAGCGACAGCATCGCCTTGGGCGTGCTCGCCGAGGCGCGTCGGCAAAAGATCCGCATCCCGGAGGACATCAGCGTGGTGGGATTCGACGGGACCTACCAAGCGGAGGAATCGGTCCCGCCACTGACGTCCGTATCCCAGCCGCTGCAGGAGATGGGCCGCGCCGCCCTGCGATTTGTCCTGCGCCAAATGCGGGGTGACGCGGTGGACTCTCGGCGGGTGGAACTCGCTACGCACCTCGTAGTCCGCGAATCCACGGCGCCGCTGGCGTAGGCGCACTGGATCGGCGTGGACGTTGCGAGGGGGTCAGTGGTGTGTGCCGCTCCGCTTGAATCTTCCAGGAACCTCGACGTAGTAGACAGACCCCGCGGCAGGAAAGAAGAAGCGGTGCCCTGCGTGTCGGATTGGCTGGTAGTCGTGGCCGAAGGGGTCATGCACCGTGACTCGTTCGAGGTGATCCACGCGGGTGAGGAGGTTATTGACTTCCTGGAGCGTCGCCGGGTGGGTTACTTCGCCGTCCACCTCCAAGACCCACGGTGCGTCCGTGGTCCTGCCGGCATGTTCGAGGTAGAGCATTTCAAATAGTCCAGCAAGGAGGGCTTCCAGCGTTGTCGGGTAGAACCGCTGCAGGGGATGGGTCTGCATGTTCCTATGCTGGTTGTTCGTCCATGCTTGGCGGAGCCAGTTGAATTCCACCGTTCCCAATGAGGGGCCTAGACGCAGGTGCCTATCCTTATCCATGGTCAGGCGGTAGTTGTTTCCGGCTCGGTCAAGAATGCATGCCGCTTCGTCAACGTATTCCAAGTCTTTGAGCATGGCGGCCTCGGACGGATAGTACGAGAAGTCACCGCCCTCATCGACCACCACATAGTCGTTTGGACGCGTGCCCGGAACCGTAGTGTCGGGTGCCGTTCCGTTGGTAAAGCCAATGCGCTTCATGATTACGTCAGCTCCTGCGGAGGACCAGTCCACAGCCCGGGTGGCCGTGAATTCTTCCCTCGATCAGATCACCGAAAGGACCCGCCACCGGCGGTCTTTATGGTTTCCATATGCGGCAGGGCTGAGATTTAGCACTCTCTTAACAGCTGGACGCTTTCGGCGAGGACTCCTTGACGTACAGACAAGGCACCGGGGGTTCTGCGTCAGGCGATGGCGGAATTGACCCGCAGCGGCTGTAGCGTCGAAGCCCTCAAAGTGGCGCCGGCCATTATCGCGAGTGGGGCCTCAGCGTTACGCGCCCGAGTGCTGGAGCTCTCGCCCGCGAGGGGTGATCTCGACGTAGTAGATCGAGCCCGCACCTGGGGCGAGGTGCCGGTGGGTCTGGTGGCGGACTGGCCGGTATTCATGGCCGGAGGGGTCCCGCACCGTGGCCTTTTCAAGGTGATCCAGCCCCGCGAGGAGCGCATCGACGTCATTCAGCGTGGCCGGGTGCGTTTCTTCTCCACCTAGATTCAGCACCCACGGTGTCCCGTTGGCATTCCGGGCGCGTTCGAGGGCAAGGGTTTCGAACAGTTCGGCCACGAGGGCCTCGCGGGTTGCCGGGAAGAAGCGTTGCAAACGATGCGCCTGCAGATTCCGGTGCCGGTTGTTCATCCATGCCTGGCGGAGCCAGCTGAATTCCACCGGCCCGAACGATCGGCCAAGGCAGAGGTTCCTGTCCTTATCCAAGGTGAGGCGGCACTCATTGCCTTCCCGGTCAAGGACGCAGGCCGCCTCGTCCACGTACTCAAGGTCTTCCAGCATCGCCGCCTCGGACGGGTAGTAGATGAACTCTCCGATGTCATCGACTACAACGTAATCTTTTGGACGCGCGCCCGGGACCGTGGCATTGGATGCCGTTCCCTTGATCAGGGCAATCCGCTTCATGGTGAATTCATCTCCTGCGGAGGACCCGTCCACGGCCCCGTTGGCCGTGAATTCCTCCCTTTCATCACATCACCAAACGAGGCGTCCTCCCGGGTCTTAATGGGTTCCATATGCCGGCAGTCACAGATTTAGCACTCTCTTAACGGGCAGGGCTCGAGCATTGGCGGCGGGCATGGCAGACTTCGGCCATGAGTATCGAGCACTGGTGGCCGAAGCTGAAGCGGTCCACCCAAAAATGGCTGATCGAGAACAACGGCGACGCGGTGTCCTCCGATGTGGTCGCCGAGATCACCCAAGTTGGAGGCGTCATTACTTCCGATGCGTGGTGGGTTGGTGAGAGTGGGCCTTCGGGGCTCTACCTCTCGGACGAGGCAGTCGACTGGATCGAGGCGGTAGCGAACGGCGAGGTGCCCGAGCGGCCCTGACAACACCGCCGTGAGGTCACCTCGCCGCCGTGGTTAGCCAACGTGGACCCACGGGCGCCGGCTGACGTCGGGTTCGGCTTCACGCAGGACTTCCCTGGTGACCGGGGCGATCTCTCCTTCGCCGAGGAACAGGAAGCGAAGGAGATTGATGACCGGGTTGCCTTCGGTCCAGCGGAAGTAGATGTGCGGCATGAGGCCGGTCACGTCGCGGATGTGCAGCAGCACTGAGGCGATGGTGTTGGGGACCACGGGGCCGTGGACTTCGAGGATCTGGTGTCCGTGCCGAACCACGCCACGGACTTCGAGTGCCGTTTCGAAGTCGGAGGAATCGTCCACGATCACTTCCAGGAAGAGCGCCTGGTAATCCACCGGAATGTGGCTGACCTCGATGGCTGAGGTGAGTTTGTCCCGGTAGGCCTCCGCGGTGAGGCGGAGAGGTTCGTGGGCGATGAGCGCGATCGGGCCGCTCAGGTTGGTGGACATGAATTCCAGTGCCTGGCGGTCCAGATGGACGTGGGTGGCGTGCAGTTCAAAGGAGCGCCGGATCCTGGAAAGCAGGGAGATTACAATGATCCCCACGATAAAGATCGCGGCGATCCGGATGCCTTCCGGACGTTCGAAGATGTTGGCAATGGTGGTGTAAATAAACACTATGGCGATGATGCCGAATCCGACCGTGCGCTTGCGCTGCCTCAAGCGGCGCGCGGAGAGGGTCACCGCCACGGCTGCCGATGTCATCAGCACCAACACGCCGGTCGCGTACGCGCCACCCTGGGCGTCGACGTCGGCATTGAAAAGGAACGTGATCAGGAACCCGATGAGGGTGAACACCAACACCAGTGGGCGTACCGCCCGGGCCCATCCCGGTGCCATTCCATATCGCGGCAGGTACCGCGGGACCAGGTTCAGCAGCCCGGCCATGGCGGAGGCGCCTGCGAACCACAGAATGGCGATGGTGCTGAGGTCGTAGACAGTGCCGAACCCCACGCCGAGATATTGGTGCGCCAGGAATGCCAGGGCGCGTCCATCGGCCTGGCCGCCGGGCTGGAATTCCTTCTCCGGAATTAGCACCACGGTGGTGAAACTGGTAGCGATCAGGAATGAACTCATGATGACTGCTGCCGTGGTCAGGAGGCGGCGGGTTCCCTTGATCCGTCCGGCAGGGTTTTCCTCGGTGTCCGAAGCGCGTCCGCGGATCTGGGGCATCACTGCGACTCCGGTCTCGAATCCGGACAGGCCCAGGGCGAGTTTGGGAAAAACGAGCAGGGCGATGCCGACCACCATGAGCGGGTTTCCGTGCGACGTCGACAGGGCATGCCACCAGTCGCCTACTGCGACCGGATGGGCGAACACCTCGACAAAGGTTGAGAGGACGACCACGACGTTGAGGCTCAGATAGACGATGACGAGGACCACGGCCACGCCGATGGCTTCCTTGAATCCACGCAGGAATACGGCGGCCAGCAGGGCGAGCAGGAACAAAGTAACCAGGATGTTCTGTCCCTGCAGCCAGCCCGGGGCGAGCGGATTCTGGATCGCGTGGGCCGTGGCATCCGCGGCCGAGAGGGTCATGGTGATCATGAAGTCCGTTGCGGCGAACCCGAGGAGAACGAGGACGAGGATCTTCCCTCCCCAGCGTGGCAAGAGGCGCTCAAGCATGGCAATGGATCCCTCGCCGCGGTGGCTTTCCCCGGCGACGCGGTGGTACACGGGCAGGGCGCCCAGCAGCGTGACGGCCACCAGGACGATGGTGGCCAAGGGGGAGATCACTCCCGCAGCCAAGGCTGCGATGGCCGGCTGGTAGCCGAGGGTGGAGAAATAGTCGACGCCGGTGAGGCACATGACCTGCCACCACGAATGCTTCTTCAGATGGGGATCGCCCACCGCGCCGGGGCCTTGGTGCGATCCTTTGGAGTCCTGCAGTCCGAACAACAGCCATGTCCGCAAGGAGGCCATACCGCCGGGCCGTGGCGCCGAAGGATCAGCCGGGGGCCTGCTCAAGGTAGTCATGGTGTCCTTTCCGCGCGACGCGCAGGCACCGCGATCATTGCTGAACATAGCACCGACTACAGATGTTTTCGCTGGTTGAATCCGATCTTGATGAATCCTTAACGTCGACTTCCCGGAATCCACCCCCCACCCGTTAAGAAGCCGTCAAGATTCGGCCCTGGGGTGTTAAGGAACCATCAGGAACCGATTTTCGCCGCCTGCCAAGGAGTTGACTGGCAGCAGCCCCGCAAACGGGGCGCGGATGAAAGGACGTTCCAGTGGCCGACGTGGCTGTTGTGGGGATCTTTGTGGTGTCCATGGGGATCGTGATGTGGATTGCCCACCTTCTGGGCAAAATTGTCGACGGCGATGATGGGCCGGTGAACGGGCAGTGAGCGCGGACGCCGTGATGTGGTTGGTCCTGTTCATCGCAGGGCTGTGTCTGTTCGGCTACCTGTTGGCCGTGTTGATCCACCCGGAAAAGTGGTGATGACGGATGGTTTTCAGTATTGCCTCCTTCGTCACCCAGGTGGCCGTTCTGCTTTTGTTGCTGATCTTGGTGCACAAGCCGTTGGGCGTCTACCTTGCCCGCGTGTTTGAGGGCAAGAAATCGACCCGTGTGGAGCGGTTGTTCTACCGGCTATCCGGGGTGGACCCAAACACCGAGCAGAGATGGTCCATCTACCTGCGCAGCGTGCTGGTCTTCTCCGCCGTGTCCATCCTGGTGGTGTTCCTGCTCCAGCG is part of the Arthrobacter ramosus genome and harbors:
- a CDS encoding carbohydrate ABC transporter permease; amino-acid sequence: MSTSTGSSRRVLEKGPSGWLAAPALVFFLLFAIIPLFGVLFLSFTKWDGLGEIKLDGLSSWTTVLTDPVTGNALWVTAKIMFFSFIVQAPLSLLLGVFTSASQKYRAALAVLYFVPLLLSSAAVAIAYKALLDPNFGLGPGLGLPFLAQDWLGNSDLVLFVVVFVIAWQFVPFHTLIYQGGVRQIPASLYEAAQIDGAGRVQQFFAITLPQLKYTIITSSTLMVVGSLAYFDLVFVLTGGGPGYSTRLLPLHMYLTGFKANDMGAASALGVILVVIGLALALLLQRLGGKNRNASQLEGA
- a CDS encoding potassium-transporting ATPase subunit F; this translates as MWLVLFIAGLCLFGYLLAVLIHPEKW
- a CDS encoding APC family permease, producing the protein MTTLSRPPADPSAPRPGGMASLRTWLLFGLQDSKGSHQGPGAVGDPHLKKHSWWQVMCLTGVDYFSTLGYQPAIAALAAGVISPLATIVLVAVTLLGALPVYHRVAGESHRGEGSIAMLERLLPRWGGKILVLVLLGFAATDFMITMTLSAADATAHAIQNPLAPGWLQGQNILVTLFLLALLAAVFLRGFKEAIGVAVVLVIVYLSLNVVVVLSTFVEVFAHPVAVGDWWHALSTSHGNPLMVVGIALLVFPKLALGLSGFETGVAVMPQIRGRASDTEENPAGRIKGTRRLLTTAAVIMSSFLIATSFTTVVLIPEKEFQPGGQADGRALAFLAHQYLGVGFGTVYDLSTIAILWFAGASAMAGLLNLVPRYLPRYGMAPGWARAVRPLVLVFTLIGFLITFLFNADVDAQGGAYATGVLVLMTSAAVAVTLSARRLRQRKRTVGFGIIAIVFIYTTIANIFERPEGIRIAAIFIVGIIVISLLSRIRRSFELHATHVHLDRQALEFMSTNLSGPIALIAHEPLRLTAEAYRDKLTSAIEVSHIPVDYQALFLEVIVDDSSDFETALEVRGVVRHGHQILEVHGPVVPNTIASVLLHIRDVTGLMPHIYFRWTEGNPVINLLRFLFLGEGEIAPVTREVLREAEPDVSRRPWVHVG
- a CDS encoding LacI family DNA-binding transcriptional regulator encodes the protein MASNERPAKVTLAAIAREAGVSMPTVSKVVNGREDVAAGTRAKVLTALERTGYKSPLQRKNVADRRPVVEVVLDTLNSAYGVEVLNGVLEHAAASDVEVLLNITGQQSASTLSPEQRAQRIVDEGRSGMIVVTSAFSSAQLDPFRRRQIPIVVIDPLNPPPGDVVSVGASNWAGGKAATAHLLDLGHRRIAYLGGPEAAECNQARLHGYMAALMAKGVPVEERYILSGPFRSENGVAGMKTLLQLEERPTAIFAASDSIALGVLAEARRQKIRIPEDISVVGFDGTYQAEESVPPLTSVSQPLQEMGRAALRFVLRQMRGDAVDSRRVELATHLVVRESTAPLA
- a CDS encoding extracellular solute-binding protein; protein product: MVKLALRSAAIAVTAAAVSISLAACGSSGPASSAGNADSATMWGLTGGNQPVLQKSIDAWNKAHPDEAVKLDFFANDAYKTKVRTAVGAGQGPTFVYGWGGGVLKSYVDAGQVADLSDFVASNPDVKNRYLPSVLKNGVIDGKTYALPNNNVQPVVLYYNKEVFDKIGAQAPKTWDELMALVPKFKAAGIAPFSLGGQSKWPDLMWLEYLVERIGGPDVFANIAANKPGAWSDPAVKEALSKIQNLVDAGGFANGFSSIAADSNADQALLYTGKAAMILQGGWIYQSMKKDAADFVKNGKLGYVTFPAVSGGKGDPANVVGNPSNFWSISSKATDSQKKAALDYVKSGMFTDADTQALIDSGAVPVTTGIESKLAASPDKDFLSYVYGMAKNAPSFTLSWDQALSPAQGDAMLANLDQIFLKKISPDQFVSTMNATIGK